The genomic region AGGTAGGCCTGGGGGTACTAATGAGGGGCTTTTTATCCCTTGTGCCCCCAATCGTGCCACTCTATTGGTTCCCATATTGCCGTTCCCATGTTCTTTCCCATGCCTTTTGCCTCCACCAAGATGTCATGAAACTCGCTTGTGCTGATATTACATTTAATCGTGTATATCCAGTTATTCTGGTTGCTTTGACTTTCTTCTTAGATGCTCTGATTATTCTCTTCTCTTATAATCTTGAAGACAGTTATGGGCATCGCCTCTGGAGAAGAGCGAGCTAAGGCCCTTAACACCTGTGTCTCCCATATTAGCTGTGTTCTGGTCTTTTATATTACTGTGATTGGCCTGACCTTCATCCACAGGTTTGGGAAACATGCACCACGTGTGATCCACATTACCATGAGCTATGtctactttctctttcctccattcATGAACCCCATTATATATAGCATCAAGACCAAGCAAATTCAGAGAAAcatcatttgcttattttctatgcATAGGAGAACTTGAGGTTTTATTTCGGAATCTTGGGAACTCCAGGACTCCTGGACCTTTTCATAATTAGAAGGGACCTGAATTTTATACCTAATCTTCTTTTATCAGTGTTagatgaaattttaattattacataaaGCTACAAACTTAGTTGAGCAGGAAtgcaatgaatatatatatagagagagtaataaaagtatatacgtatacatatatacgtatacatatatatatctatatatatctatatatttatatatctgtatatctacatctatatctatatatctaatctatatatctatatctctacaGGTATAGATATGGCGAAAGAATATAAGGTAGTATAATTTGTAAGTAAAAATTTAGACAAATACTCTAATAAGCAGAGAATATAGGGTAACTCCAATTCTATACCAATAACAAGTACAAGTTGTATTTCAGGCAAGGTCAAATTAAATGTCCAGCCTGGATCAACCATAGCCTATACAAGGAAGGTCTTCATTTGGAGCTCCATTTTGTGGcctgacacaaaaataaactggacaTATGGATTGAGGACCATAGAACTCTACTATACCTCATAATTACTATATTGCAGAGCATGATTTGCTTTTCCAGTGATAATGTGTCATTTATGAAGCTTTGCCCTAGACTCTCCCTGAGTTCATGAATTCACCATTAATTAATTTCATGAaatgatctgttttctttttatctagtGTTTTCTCTAAATACTggataaatgaaaacacttttgATCAGTCTGATAATCTTAATATAGTCTGGTATTATAGATTTTGTGTTTTCAAttagtttttttattgttataaaacacaaaaatttttgGTTTGCTGCAGCCATTTGCGAGTCTCATTTTAGACTTGTCAGatccaaatttttttttggctaattttcactttttctcattgatttgtaggagttcatTGTGTATTATcccccaatgttttatttatattataaatatttttccagttttgtttgtctttcagGTACATAATTTAAAAGCTTATGTGTAAATAATTCTATAACTTACTTTATCTCTTGAAATATAAGGGCCATACTTCCAGAAGTCTTCCTGTTTCCAGGTTTACTTATATCTGTTCTTATacttttacataatttattttcacaGACCTTATATGAAAGATTTGTGTTTGGAGGAGGGTACAGAATTTAAATCAGTCCTCATTTGTCTGTTTTCATGGGAGTAACGGtaatattgaattatttatttggcTGATTTTTTAAAGGCATGAGTATGGGACAGGAACTTTGCTAAGCAAAACTGATGTAATAGCAACAAAATAGACATATAAAATGCTTTCACTCctagaatttttaaacaattggagagtcaaaattcaaataaacccaaattggaaataaattttgTGACTAATAAGAAAGCGCTTTGAAACTGTGGGTCTCAAAAGAGACCACATTCAGGCTTGAGGTCAAAGTAAGTTTCCCTGAGAAAGTAGCCATCAGttgagatttcaaaaaaaaaaaaaagttagaaaatgacTGGTGAAAACAGGAGTGAGAATATTCTAAGAAGGTGATAGTATGTGTGGAGACTTCTGGTGGGATAGATTATGGAATAAACCAGATTGATAGCATGGCTATTTGAAGAGGGTGATTACTTTGAAGGAAAGTTGAAGATAGAAGAGGAGGCCAGATCTCAAAGCACCTGTTGCCCATAGTGAGGGTTTGAGTAGCTACTCAAAGAGATGTGGAAATCTACTTAAGGAAGTAG from Panthera uncia isolate 11264 chromosome D1, Puncia_PCG_1.0, whole genome shotgun sequence harbors:
- the LOC125914058 gene encoding LOW QUALITY PROTEIN: olfactory receptor 51B2-like (The sequence of the model RefSeq protein was modified relative to this genomic sequence to represent the inferred CDS: inserted 2 bases in 1 codon), which produces MWPNISAAPFLLTGFPGLEAAHHWISIPFFAVYISVLLGNGTLLCLIKDDHSLHEPMYYFLAMLAGTDLMVTLTTMPTVMGVLWMNHRQMSHGACFLQAYFIHSLSIVESGVLLAMSYDRFITIRTPLRYNSILTNSRVMKVGLGVLMRGFLSLVPPIVPLYWFPYCRSHVLSHAFCLHQDVMKLACADITFNRVYPVILVALTFFLDALIILFSYXILKTVMGIASGEERAKALNTCVSHISCVLVFYITVIGLTFIHRFGKHAPRVIHITMSYVYFLFPPFMNPIIYSIKTKQIQRNIICLFSMHRRT